From a region of the Paenibacillus sp. FSL R10-2734 genome:
- a CDS encoding phage head-tail connector protein yields MPEEIQKYLIRLKQLLLIPFEDTSKDSRLLFVLETIVQEIKTYCNIPSIPEALDNVVLHIAEDYYRTKYPTEFEQTVPAVTSIKRGDVTTAFGSAKATVTVGSGAAFVRNYSAQLQAFRRLRW; encoded by the coding sequence ATGCCGGAGGAGATCCAAAAGTATCTAATTCGACTGAAACAATTACTACTGATACCGTTTGAAGATACCAGTAAGGATAGTAGACTGCTGTTTGTTTTGGAAACTATCGTCCAGGAGATTAAAACTTATTGCAACATACCATCTATTCCAGAAGCCTTGGATAATGTGGTTCTGCATATTGCTGAGGATTACTACCGGACGAAGTACCCTACAGAATTCGAACAGACCGTGCCAGCAGTTACTAGTATCAAGCGTGGAGATGTTACAACAGCGTTCGGATCCGCTAAGGCGACAGTTACTGTAGGATCTGGAGCAGCTTTCGTGCGGAACTATTCTGCTCAGTTGCAAGCGTTCCGCAGATTGAGGTGGTAA
- a CDS encoding major capsid protein, which translates to MKTIFDLVDAESIGTYYNTVTSEEIPYLGETLFPSKKQKGLTLKWIKGSKGLPVALMPSAFDAKATLRDRIGFKDVKTKMPFFREAMSIGEEERQELLELMASTNEQYYMPLINNIYDDATTLVKGALVNPERMRMQLLSTGKILITANRQNYDYDYQMPDNHKVTLTGDDKWSNPDADIVGDIQEIQQTMDDDRGVQLTKAICTRKTWGYIMKNKAIRLDMNPLGGQNIIMTDALMRQYLLNKLGISISVYNKKYELQDGSSHLYYPDDFITFIPDGTLGNTYFGTTPEEADLMSGATVAQVNIVETGVAITTIKEPHPVNVQTIVSEITLPSFESIDNIYIVKVA; encoded by the coding sequence ATGAAAACAATTTTTGATCTTGTTGATGCGGAAAGCATCGGCACGTATTATAACACTGTCACATCTGAGGAAATTCCTTACCTTGGGGAAACACTTTTCCCATCTAAGAAGCAAAAAGGCCTTACGCTGAAATGGATTAAAGGTTCAAAGGGGTTGCCAGTTGCACTCATGCCGTCTGCATTTGATGCAAAAGCCACATTGAGGGACCGTATTGGATTCAAGGATGTTAAAACAAAGATGCCGTTCTTCCGAGAAGCAATGAGCATTGGAGAGGAAGAGCGTCAGGAACTTCTTGAATTGATGGCATCTACAAACGAGCAGTATTATATGCCGCTGATCAATAACATTTACGACGATGCGACTACGCTTGTGAAAGGCGCACTAGTCAACCCGGAACGTATGCGGATGCAACTCTTGTCTACCGGCAAGATTTTGATTACTGCTAACCGCCAAAATTATGATTACGACTATCAGATGCCTGATAATCACAAAGTTACTTTAACTGGTGATGACAAATGGTCTAATCCTGATGCTGATATCGTTGGAGATATTCAGGAAATCCAACAAACCATGGATGATGACCGTGGCGTTCAATTAACTAAAGCAATCTGCACACGCAAGACATGGGGATATATCATGAAGAACAAAGCGATTCGTTTGGATATGAATCCGCTAGGCGGCCAAAACATCATCATGACTGATGCTCTCATGAGACAGTACCTGCTGAATAAACTGGGGATTTCTATTTCGGTGTACAACAAGAAGTACGAACTGCAGGATGGAAGTTCTCATTTATATTACCCTGATGACTTCATTACGTTTATTCCGGATGGCACTTTAGGTAACACATACTTTGGTACAACGCCTGAGGAAGCTGATCTTATGAGTGGAGCAACTGTAGCCCAAGTTAATATTGTTGAAACTGGTGTGGCTATCACTACTATTAAAGAACCTCACCCTGTCAACGTTCAAACTATCGTTTCTGAAATTACCCTGCCATCGTTTGAGTCTATCGATAACATTTACATCGTTAAAGTAGCATAA
- a CDS encoding phage scaffolding protein, whose protein sequence is MDLKELLGEELFNKVFEKAGDKHKIALVSDGSWIPKDKFNEVNTAKKTAEDTLKDRDKQLEDLKKSAGDNASLQEKITKLQDENKTAADKYSSDLSELKMSTAIKMALTGDAHDPDIVAGLLDKSQIQLDENGSIKGGLDDLLKPLRESKGFLFAEKQESKPPAFRGTTPSDSKPSGGGGQQPENFGKLLADQRNAGGKDLEKARESYFN, encoded by the coding sequence ATGGATTTGAAAGAATTGCTTGGAGAGGAATTGTTCAACAAAGTCTTTGAAAAGGCAGGTGACAAACATAAAATTGCGTTAGTGTCCGATGGCAGTTGGATTCCAAAGGACAAGTTCAATGAGGTCAATACGGCTAAAAAGACTGCGGAAGATACCTTGAAAGATCGGGATAAACAATTGGAAGACTTGAAAAAGTCAGCCGGAGACAATGCTTCTCTTCAGGAGAAAATCACAAAGCTGCAGGATGAAAACAAAACCGCAGCTGATAAATATTCATCTGACCTCAGTGAATTAAAAATGAGCACCGCAATTAAGATGGCATTGACCGGCGATGCTCACGATCCAGATATTGTTGCTGGACTCTTGGATAAATCCCAAATCCAACTGGACGAAAACGGCTCGATTAAAGGTGGGTTGGATGATCTACTGAAGCCCCTGCGGGAAAGCAAGGGCTTTTTGTTTGCAGAAAAGCAGGAAAGCAAGCCTCCAGCTTTCCGCGGGACAACGCCATCTGATAGTAAGCCAAGCGGAGGCGGCGGACAACAACCAGAAAACTTTGGAAAACTTCTAGCTGATCAAAGGAACGCTGGGGGTAAAGATTTGGAAAAGGCAAGAGAATCATATTTCAATTAA
- a CDS encoding minor capsid protein: MRSEAYWSKRMERLNESLLNKGVPFTKSMNKEYRKAQISIQTDVNNFYQRFADNNGIVSLSAAKQVLKAGELKEFKWTVEDYIARGKENAIDQRWMKELENASIRVRVTRLESIQLQMKQHVEELSAKRLSGTTELLGNVYKDGYYRSIFELEKGIGIGASFSKVDKRQLEAILSAPWAPDGSNFSSRIWTDRVRLNGELRNIFTQGLIRGDTSKQMVQQLQDRLGVSRKNAERLILTESAYFAGQSRIAGYKELGVEQYRYTATLDSRTSITCRDLDGKVFDVEDAQVNVNYPPMHAYCRSTTIPHYDDNIKERVARDDDGKTYEVPEDIAYPEWEEKYAPEASEAVTVEVPSKKTPETPLPTIEIPGGPTKDIPIPQQQAFSVPTMDDFEAGVEEPRRGVVNRKYNPRASYFADLPDVTDEVLERVADINREVARSGYKEAKEIVVMLDKTTGEEIARLTGSVNKVAFTEEVDKKLRAAPSRSIILTHNHPRGTRVNVLDSRNLANYLSVQAVIASGHNGGISFVYAADSTIDSVALRSMLPGIFSEVYALLQKDKKYATMSKTAQDEYFDYQVILRLIKETGWGYGEDFTATKRDPRIQ; encoded by the coding sequence ATGAGATCAGAAGCTTACTGGTCAAAGCGAATGGAGCGGTTGAATGAATCTCTGCTTAACAAGGGAGTTCCATTCACAAAGTCAATGAATAAGGAATACCGCAAGGCTCAGATATCTATCCAGACGGACGTTAACAATTTCTATCAGCGGTTTGCAGATAATAACGGGATCGTTAGCTTATCCGCTGCTAAACAAGTTCTCAAAGCAGGCGAGCTCAAAGAATTCAAATGGACCGTTGAGGATTACATTGCTCGCGGTAAAGAGAACGCCATTGATCAGCGGTGGATGAAGGAATTAGAGAATGCCAGCATAAGAGTACGTGTTACCCGCTTAGAATCCATTCAATTGCAGATGAAGCAACATGTTGAGGAATTATCTGCTAAGCGTCTGTCAGGCACCACAGAGCTGCTGGGTAACGTCTACAAGGATGGTTACTATCGGAGTATTTTTGAACTTGAAAAGGGCATCGGTATAGGAGCATCATTCTCAAAAGTAGATAAACGACAGCTTGAAGCTATCCTTTCGGCTCCATGGGCACCAGATGGTAGTAACTTCTCATCTCGTATATGGACCGATCGAGTAAGGTTGAATGGTGAGCTGCGGAATATCTTTACTCAAGGACTTATCCGAGGGGATACATCAAAACAGATGGTTCAGCAGTTGCAGGATCGGCTGGGGGTCTCGCGCAAGAACGCAGAAAGATTGATACTGACGGAATCAGCATACTTCGCTGGTCAGTCTCGTATAGCTGGTTACAAAGAACTTGGGGTAGAGCAATACCGTTACACTGCCACGCTAGACAGTCGTACTTCCATTACTTGTCGAGATCTAGACGGTAAGGTATTTGATGTTGAAGATGCTCAGGTTAACGTCAATTACCCGCCTATGCATGCTTACTGCCGATCTACGACTATACCGCACTATGACGATAACATCAAAGAGCGGGTGGCTCGTGATGATGATGGAAAGACATACGAGGTACCAGAGGATATAGCATATCCAGAGTGGGAAGAGAAATACGCTCCGGAAGCTTCTGAAGCGGTTACCGTGGAGGTACCATCCAAGAAGACACCTGAAACCCCATTGCCTACTATCGAGATTCCAGGTGGACCAACAAAGGATATTCCAATACCACAGCAACAAGCTTTTTCAGTGCCGACAATGGATGATTTCGAAGCTGGAGTTGAAGAACCACGGCGGGGTGTGGTAAACCGGAAATATAATCCGCGTGCCAGCTATTTTGCTGACTTGCCTGATGTGACGGATGAAGTACTGGAGAGAGTAGCGGATATTAACCGCGAGGTTGCCCGAAGTGGATATAAGGAAGCTAAAGAAATTGTTGTAATGCTGGACAAGACTACAGGGGAAGAAATTGCCCGGCTTACTGGTTCCGTCAATAAGGTGGCATTCACCGAGGAGGTAGATAAGAAGCTCAGGGCAGCACCTTCGCGTTCCATTATTTTGACCCATAACCATCCACGCGGGACGCGGGTGAATGTGTTAGATTCCAGGAATTTGGCTAATTATCTCTCCGTTCAGGCGGTTATTGCTTCTGGGCACAACGGGGGCATAAGCTTTGTTTATGCCGCGGATTCCACAATTGATTCAGTAGCGCTACGTAGTATGCTCCCGGGCATATTCTCTGAGGTCTATGCCTTGTTACAAAAGGATAAGAAGTATGCTACAATGTCAAAGACAGCGCAGGATGAATACTTTGATTACCAGGTGATTCTTAGACTTATCAAGGAAACGGGGTGGGGATATGGCGAAGACTTCACGGCCACAAAACGTGATCCGCGAATACAATGA